A single genomic interval of Streptomyces sp. NBC_00663 harbors:
- a CDS encoding class I SAM-dependent methyltransferase, translated as MARQLDEQIAGRFPVGQRLRVLDVGMGQGTQALRLARAGHQVTGVEKDPTMLMAAREALAGEPEGIRERVRLVQSDGRDTGVHFLPGSFDVVLCHGVLMYVEEPDALLAGLARMLAPGGLVSLLVRNADALAMRPGLSGDWAGALDSFDTVSYTNRLGLDVRADRLAALTATLAGIGAPLQAWYGVRVFTDTAADEAEIPADVESLLVAEERAGRTDPYRAVAALLHLCGVRG; from the coding sequence GTGGCCCGGCAGCTCGACGAGCAGATAGCCGGGCGTTTCCCGGTCGGGCAGCGATTGCGGGTGCTTGACGTCGGCATGGGTCAGGGCACGCAGGCGCTGCGTCTGGCCCGGGCCGGGCACCAGGTGACCGGCGTCGAGAAGGACCCGACGATGCTGATGGCCGCCCGCGAGGCGCTGGCCGGCGAGCCGGAGGGCATCCGGGAGCGGGTGCGGCTGGTCCAGAGCGACGGCCGGGACACCGGGGTGCACTTCCTGCCGGGCAGCTTCGACGTGGTGCTCTGCCATGGCGTGCTCATGTACGTCGAGGAGCCGGACGCCCTGCTGGCGGGCCTCGCGCGGATGCTCGCGCCGGGCGGGCTGGTCTCGCTGCTCGTGCGCAACGCGGACGCGCTGGCCATGCGGCCGGGGCTGTCGGGTGACTGGGCGGGCGCGCTCGACTCCTTCGACACCGTCTCGTACACCAACCGCCTCGGACTCGACGTACGCGCCGACCGGCTGGCCGCGCTGACCGCGACGCTCGCCGGGATCGGGGCGCCGCTCCAGGCCTGGTACGGCGTGCGGGTCTTCACCGACACCGCGGCGGACGAGGCGGAGATCCCGGCCGATGTGGAGTCGCTGCTGGTGGCCGAGGAGCGGGCCGGGCGGACGGATCCGTACCGGGCGGTCGCGGCACTGCTGCACCTGTGCGGGGTACGGGGCTGA
- a CDS encoding DUF3043 domain-containing protein, translating into MTTGVAGSFPTGLGSNPGHPVPLGFVFRSRAKEEKAATADQASLTDSKQPRDPQAPKGRPTPKRSEAQTQRRSVANTSMTRKDAAKRQRDERRAQMEKQRQALAGGDERYLPARDKGPVRKFARDTIDSRFNVAEFFLPMAVVILVLSMVQVGALQSIALLLWLVVIVLIVLDSILTGLRLKKRLAERFPDQNRKGAVAYALMRSLQMRRLRLPKPQVKRGERP; encoded by the coding sequence ATGACGACTGGTGTTGCCGGATCGTTCCCCACCGGGCTGGGGTCCAACCCCGGGCACCCCGTACCCTTGGGTTTTGTGTTCCGAAGCCGTGCCAAGGAAGAGAAGGCCGCGACCGCCGACCAGGCGTCGCTGACCGACTCCAAGCAGCCCCGCGACCCGCAGGCCCCCAAGGGTCGCCCCACGCCAAAGCGCAGTGAGGCCCAGACCCAGCGCCGCAGCGTCGCCAATACGTCGATGACGCGCAAGGACGCCGCCAAGCGCCAGCGCGACGAGCGCCGCGCGCAGATGGAGAAGCAGCGCCAGGCGCTCGCGGGCGGTGACGAGCGGTACCTGCCTGCGCGAGACAAGGGCCCGGTCCGCAAGTTCGCGCGCGACACCATCGACTCGCGGTTCAACGTGGCGGAGTTCTTCCTGCCCATGGCCGTGGTGATCCTCGTGCTGAGCATGGTGCAGGTCGGTGCGCTCCAGAGCATCGCGCTGCTGCTGTGGCTCGTCGTGATCGTGCTGATCGTGCTCGACTCGATTCTCACGGGCTTGCGCCTCAAGAAGCGGCTCGCCGAGCGCTTCCCGGACCAGAACCGGAAGGGCGCGGTGGCCTACGCCCTCATGCGCTCCCTCCAGATGCGCCGGCTCCGGCTGCCCAAGCCGCAGGTCAAGCGCGGAGAGCGGCCCTGA
- a CDS encoding PspA/IM30 family protein, whose amino-acid sequence MSGVMKRMGMIFRAKANKALDRAEDPRETLDYSYQKQLELLQKVRRGVADVATSRKRLELQLNQLQSQSTKLEDQGRKALALGREDLAREALSRRAALQQQVTDLETQHATLQGEEEKLTLAAQRLQAKVDAFRTKKETIKATYTAAQAQTRIGEAFSGISEEMGDVGMAIQRAEDKTAQLQARAGAIDELLASGALDDQSGMHKDDIQAELDRLSGGTDVELELQRMKAELAGGSSSQQAIEGGPGQAQSQQQPQDTPRFDKQ is encoded by the coding sequence ATGAGCGGTGTCATGAAGCGTATGGGGATGATCTTCCGCGCGAAGGCGAACAAGGCCCTTGACCGGGCCGAGGACCCGCGCGAAACCCTCGATTACTCGTATCAGAAGCAGCTGGAGCTGCTCCAGAAGGTCCGCCGCGGGGTGGCCGACGTGGCCACGTCCCGCAAGCGCCTGGAACTCCAGCTCAACCAGTTGCAGTCGCAGTCCACCAAGCTGGAGGACCAGGGCCGCAAGGCGCTCGCGCTCGGCCGTGAGGACCTCGCCCGTGAGGCGCTGTCCCGCCGGGCCGCGCTCCAGCAGCAGGTGACGGACCTCGAGACACAGCACGCGACGCTTCAGGGCGAGGAGGAGAAGCTCACCCTGGCGGCCCAGCGACTCCAGGCCAAGGTCGACGCCTTCCGTACGAAGAAGGAGACCATCAAGGCCACCTACACCGCCGCCCAGGCCCAGACCCGTATCGGCGAGGCCTTCTCCGGCATCTCGGAGGAGATGGGCGACGTCGGCATGGCCATCCAGCGGGCCGAGGACAAGACGGCCCAGCTCCAGGCCCGCGCCGGCGCGATCGACGAGCTCCTCGCCTCCGGCGCCCTCGACGACCAGTCCGGCATGCACAAGGACGACATCCAGGCCGAGCTGGACCGGCTCTCCGGTGGTACGGATGTAGAGCTGGAACTGCAACGCATGAAGGCGGAGCTGGCCGGAGGTTCCTCGTCCCAGCAGGCCATCGAGGGCGGCCCCGGCCAGGCGCAGTCCCAGCAGCAGCCGCAGGACACCCCGCGCTTCGACAAGCAGTGA
- the pspAA gene encoding PspA-associated protein PspAA, which produces MIVRIMGEGQVRLADGHLTELNKLDDDLLAEMENGDGPGFRRTFDALLAKVRELGEPLPDDALEPSELILPSPDATLEEVREMLSDDGLIPG; this is translated from the coding sequence ATGATCGTACGGATCATGGGGGAGGGGCAGGTGAGGCTGGCCGACGGCCACCTCACCGAGCTGAACAAGCTGGACGACGACCTGTTGGCCGAGATGGAGAACGGCGACGGCCCCGGCTTCCGCCGCACCTTCGACGCCCTCCTGGCCAAGGTCAGGGAACTGGGCGAGCCCTTGCCGGACGACGCCCTGGAACCCTCGGAACTGATCCTCCCCTCCCCGGACGCCACGCTGGAGGAGGTCCGGGAGATGCTCAGCGACGACGGTTTGATCCCGGGGTAG
- a CDS encoding sensor histidine kinase encodes MSTVDRVRHQLKAHPMALDAVLAVGVLACMVAGSFVDPHGPDGVTWGIRTPDPLSLVLIGLSAAALVLRRRAPMTVLALTGTFSVIECVTGDPRAPVAMSAVIALYTVASATDRPTTWRVGLLTMTVLTAAAMLGGPLPWYAQENLGIFAWTGIGATAGDAVRSRRAFVQAIQDRAEKAERTREEEARRRVAEERLRIARDLHDVVAHHIALVNVQAGVAAHVMDKRPDQAKEALAHVREASRSALNELRATVGLLRQSGDPEAPTEPAPGLDRLDELVGTFRSAGLQVEVARADAGTTLPAAVGLAAYRVIQEALTNVQKHAGGAAKAEVSVVRVGPNMEITVLDNGAGAEDSGDGGGHGLLGMRERVTALRGTLTTGPRYGGGFRVHAILPVKTRGAADAV; translated from the coding sequence GTGAGCACCGTCGACCGCGTCCGGCATCAGCTGAAGGCGCACCCCATGGCGCTGGACGCCGTACTCGCGGTCGGCGTCCTCGCCTGCATGGTGGCCGGCTCATTCGTGGACCCGCACGGACCCGACGGTGTCACCTGGGGCATCCGCACCCCGGACCCGCTCAGCCTCGTCCTCATCGGCCTCAGCGCCGCGGCCCTCGTCCTCCGCCGCCGCGCACCGATGACGGTGCTCGCCCTCACCGGCACCTTCTCCGTCATCGAGTGCGTCACCGGCGACCCCCGCGCCCCCGTCGCCATGTCCGCGGTGATCGCCCTCTACACCGTCGCCTCGGCCACCGACCGCCCCACGACCTGGCGGGTCGGGCTGCTCACGATGACCGTCCTCACCGCCGCCGCGATGCTCGGCGGCCCCCTCCCGTGGTACGCCCAGGAGAACCTCGGCATCTTCGCCTGGACCGGCATCGGCGCCACCGCCGGCGACGCCGTCCGCAGCCGCCGCGCCTTCGTGCAGGCCATCCAGGACCGCGCCGAGAAGGCGGAGCGCACCCGGGAGGAGGAGGCCCGTCGCAGGGTCGCCGAGGAGCGGCTGCGTATCGCCCGCGATCTGCACGACGTCGTCGCCCACCACATCGCCCTCGTCAACGTGCAGGCCGGGGTGGCCGCCCATGTGATGGACAAGCGCCCCGACCAGGCCAAGGAAGCCCTCGCCCACGTCCGCGAGGCCAGCCGCTCCGCGCTCAACGAACTCCGTGCCACCGTCGGCCTGCTCAGACAGTCCGGCGACCCCGAGGCGCCCACCGAGCCGGCCCCCGGCCTCGACCGCCTCGACGAACTGGTCGGCACCTTCCGCAGCGCGGGGTTGCAGGTCGAGGTCGCCCGCGCCGACGCCGGCACCACCCTGCCCGCCGCCGTCGGCCTCGCCGCCTACCGGGTCATCCAGGAAGCCCTCACCAACGTCCAGAAGCACGCGGGCGGTGCGGCGAAGGCCGAGGTCAGCGTCGTACGGGTGGGACCGAACATGGAGATCACCGTCCTCGACAACGGCGCCGGCGCCGAGGACTCCGGGGACGGCGGCGGCCACGGCCTGCTGGGCATGCGGGAGCGCGTCACCGCCCTGCGCGGCACCCTCACCACCGGCCCCCGTTACGGCGGCGGTTTCCGGGTGCATGCGATCCTGCCGGTCAAGACCCGCGGCGCCGCCGACGCCGTATGA
- a CDS encoding response regulator transcription factor, with amino-acid sequence MTIRVLLADDQALLRSAFRVLVDSEADMEVVGEASDGAEAVRLAKEERADVVLMDIRMPGTDGLAATRMISEDPSLAQVRVVILTTFEVDDYVVQSLRAGASGFLGKGSEPEELLSAIRIAAGGEALLSPAATKGLIARFLAQGDGADESADPARTARLEALTVREREVLVQVAGGHSNDEIAERLEVSPLTVKTHVNRAMAKLGARDRAQLVVIAYESGLVRPRVE; translated from the coding sequence ATGACCATCCGTGTCCTGCTCGCCGACGACCAGGCGCTGCTGCGCAGTGCCTTCCGGGTGCTCGTCGACTCCGAGGCCGACATGGAGGTCGTGGGAGAGGCGTCCGACGGGGCGGAGGCGGTGCGGCTGGCCAAGGAGGAGCGGGCGGACGTCGTCCTGATGGACATCCGGATGCCCGGCACCGACGGTCTCGCCGCCACCCGCATGATCAGCGAGGACCCCTCCCTGGCCCAGGTCCGGGTGGTCATCCTGACGACGTTCGAGGTCGACGACTACGTGGTGCAGTCGCTGCGGGCCGGCGCCTCCGGCTTCCTCGGCAAGGGCAGCGAACCCGAGGAACTGCTCAGCGCGATCCGGATCGCGGCCGGCGGCGAGGCGCTGCTGTCCCCGGCCGCCACCAAGGGCCTCATCGCCCGCTTCCTCGCCCAGGGCGACGGCGCCGACGAGAGCGCCGACCCGGCCCGCACCGCCCGTCTGGAGGCGCTGACCGTCCGGGAGCGTGAGGTTCTCGTCCAGGTCGCCGGCGGACACTCCAACGACGAGATCGCCGAGCGGCTCGAAGTCAGCCCGCTGACCGTGAAGACGCATGTCAACCGGGCCATGGCCAAGCTGGGCGCGCGGGACCGGGCGCAGCTCGTGGTGATCGCCTACGAGTCGGGGCTGGTACGTCCAAGGGTGGAGTGA
- a CDS encoding efflux RND transporter permease subunit, with translation MSWLSRFSLAQRALIGLMSIIALAFGAIAIPQLKQQLLPSIELPMVSVLAPYQGASPDVVEKQVVEPIEDSLEAVDGIEGVTSTASEGNAVIMASFDYGPDTKQLVADVQQAVNRARVQLPDSVDPQVIAGSTDDMPTVVLAVTSDKDQQALADQLDKTVVPELKSVDGVGQVTVDGVRDLQVTVTPNDAKLAKAGLIPAALAQALQAGGATVPAGSFDEAGANRTVQVGGGFTSVGQIQDLMVTGEVGKKPVRLGDVATVRQEQAAADAITRTDGKPSLAVMVTMDKDGSAVSISDAVEDKLPALRKDLGSGSEITVVSDQGPAVAKAIEGLTTEGGLGLLFAVLVILVFLASVRSTLVTAVSIPLSVVLALIVLWTRDLSLNMLTLGALTIAIGRVVDDSIVVLENIKRHLGYGEERQDAILKAVREVAGAVTSSTLTTVAVFLPIGLVGGMVGELFGSFSLTVTAALLASLVVSLTVVPVLSYWFLRAPKNTPEDAAEARRLAEEKEARSRLQRLYVPVLRFATRRRLTSVLIAVVILIGTFGMSGLLKTNFFDQGEQEVLTVKQELKPGTSLAATDEQARKVEQLLADTEGVKDYQVTVGSSGFMAAFGGGTDTNQASYSVMLDDSASSDDVQDRIEAGLKKLDGIGTTTIAAGDGFGNQDLSVVVKAADAGVLREASEEVRKTVAGLDDVTDVTSNLAQSVPRISVKANSKAAAAGFNDQTLGAAVAQAVKGTTAAKAILDDTERDVVIRSAKPAQTLDELRNLKLGPVKLGDIATVKLVDGPVSMTRIDGQRAATITAKPTGDNTGAVSQDLTSKLDALKLPAGATAEIGGVTSDQDSAFKNLGLAMLAAIAIVFMLLVATFRSLAQPLILLVSIPFAATGAIGLLILTGTPMGVPAMIGMLMLIGIVVTNAIVLIDLINQYRRQGYPTVEAVIEGGRHRLRPILMTALATIFALLPMALGVTGEGGFIAQPLAVVVIGGLITSTLLTLLLVPTLYTMLELRKERRAKKRALKREKKAEVPAQPEPAGV, from the coding sequence ATGTCCTGGCTGTCGAGATTCAGCCTCGCGCAACGTGCCCTCATAGGCCTGATGTCGATCATCGCGCTCGCCTTCGGTGCGATCGCGATCCCCCAGCTCAAGCAGCAGCTGCTGCCCTCCATCGAGCTGCCCATGGTGTCCGTGCTCGCCCCCTACCAGGGCGCCTCACCGGACGTCGTCGAGAAGCAGGTCGTCGAGCCGATCGAGGACAGCCTCGAAGCCGTCGACGGCATCGAGGGCGTCACCTCGACGGCCAGCGAGGGCAACGCCGTGATCATGGCGTCCTTCGACTACGGCCCCGACACCAAGCAGCTCGTCGCCGACGTCCAGCAGGCCGTCAACCGGGCCCGCGTTCAGCTGCCCGACTCCGTGGACCCGCAGGTCATCGCCGGTTCCACGGACGACATGCCGACCGTGGTCCTCGCCGTCACCTCGGACAAGGACCAGCAGGCCCTCGCCGACCAGCTCGACAAGACGGTCGTGCCGGAGCTGAAGTCCGTGGACGGCGTCGGCCAGGTCACCGTGGACGGCGTCCGCGACCTCCAGGTCACCGTCACCCCCAACGACGCGAAGCTCGCCAAGGCCGGTCTCATCCCGGCCGCCCTCGCCCAGGCCCTCCAGGCGGGCGGCGCGACCGTCCCGGCCGGCTCCTTCGACGAGGCCGGCGCCAACCGCACCGTCCAGGTCGGCGGCGGCTTCACCTCGGTCGGGCAGATCCAGGACCTGATGGTCACCGGAGAGGTCGGGAAGAAGCCCGTACGCCTCGGTGACGTGGCCACCGTGCGGCAGGAGCAGGCCGCCGCCGACGCCATCACGCGCACCGACGGCAAGCCCAGCCTCGCCGTGATGGTGACCATGGACAAGGACGGCAGCGCGGTCTCCATCTCCGACGCCGTCGAGGACAAGCTGCCCGCCCTGCGCAAGGACCTCGGCAGCGGCTCCGAGATCACCGTCGTCTCCGACCAGGGCCCGGCCGTCGCCAAGGCCATCGAGGGCCTGACCACCGAGGGCGGGCTCGGCCTGCTCTTCGCGGTCCTGGTCATCCTGGTCTTCCTGGCGTCGGTCCGCTCGACCCTCGTCACGGCGGTGTCCATCCCGCTGTCGGTGGTCCTCGCCCTGATTGTCCTGTGGACCCGCGACCTCTCGCTCAACATGCTGACGCTGGGCGCGCTGACCATCGCCATCGGCCGGGTCGTCGACGACTCGATCGTGGTCCTGGAGAACATCAAGCGCCATCTCGGCTACGGCGAGGAGCGCCAGGACGCCATTCTCAAGGCGGTCCGCGAGGTCGCCGGCGCGGTCACCTCCTCCACCCTCACCACGGTCGCCGTGTTCCTGCCGATCGGCCTGGTCGGCGGCATGGTGGGCGAGCTGTTCGGCTCCTTCAGCCTGACCGTGACGGCCGCGCTGCTCGCGTCCCTCGTCGTCTCGCTGACGGTCGTCCCGGTCCTGTCGTACTGGTTCCTGCGCGCCCCGAAGAACACCCCCGAGGACGCGGCGGAGGCCCGCCGCCTCGCGGAGGAGAAGGAGGCCAGGAGCAGGCTCCAGCGGCTCTACGTCCCCGTCCTGAGGTTCGCGACCCGCCGCCGTCTCACCAGCGTCCTGATCGCGGTCGTCATCCTCATCGGCACGTTCGGCATGTCCGGCCTGCTGAAGACGAACTTCTTCGACCAGGGCGAGCAGGAAGTCCTCACCGTCAAGCAGGAGCTGAAGCCCGGCACCAGCCTGGCCGCGACCGACGAGCAGGCGAGGAAGGTCGAGCAGCTGCTCGCCGACACCGAGGGAGTCAAGGACTACCAGGTCACCGTCGGCTCGTCCGGCTTCATGGCGGCCTTCGGCGGCGGCACCGACACCAACCAGGCCTCCTACTCGGTGATGCTGGACGACTCGGCCTCCTCCGACGACGTCCAGGACCGCATCGAGGCCGGCCTGAAGAAGCTCGACGGCATCGGTACGACGACCATCGCGGCCGGCGACGGCTTCGGCAACCAGGACCTGAGCGTCGTCGTGAAGGCGGCCGACGCGGGCGTCCTGCGCGAGGCGTCCGAGGAGGTGCGCAAGACCGTCGCGGGCCTGGACGACGTCACCGACGTCACCAGCAACCTCGCGCAGAGCGTCCCGCGTATCTCGGTCAAGGCCAACTCCAAGGCGGCGGCGGCCGGTTTCAACGACCAGACGCTCGGCGCGGCCGTCGCCCAGGCGGTCAAGGGCACCACCGCCGCCAAGGCGATCCTCGACGACACCGAGCGGGACGTCGTCATCCGGTCGGCGAAGCCCGCGCAGACCCTGGACGAGCTGCGGAACCTGAAGCTCGGCCCGGTGAAGCTCGGTGACATCGCCACCGTGAAGCTGGTGGACGGCCCGGTGTCGATGACGAGGATCGACGGTCAGCGCGCGGCGACCATCACCGCCAAGCCGACCGGCGACAACACCGGCGCGGTGAGCCAGGACCTCACCTCCAAGCTCGACGCGCTGAAGCTCCCGGCGGGCGCCACGGCCGAGATCGGCGGTGTCACCTCCGACCAGGACTCCGCGTTCAAGAACCTGGGCCTGGCGATGCTCGCGGCGATCGCGATCGTGTTCATGCTGCTGGTGGCGACGTTCCGCTCGCTCGCCCAGCCGCTGATCCTCCTCGTCTCCATCCCGTTCGCGGCGACGGGCGCGATCGGTCTGCTGATCCTCACCGGCACCCCGATGGGCGTCCCCGCGATGATCGGCATGCTGATGCTCATCGGCATCGTGGTGACGAACGCGATCGTGCTGATCGACCTCATCAACCAGTACCGCAGGCAGGGCTATCCGACGGTCGAGGCGGTCATCGAGGGCGGCCGGCACCGGCTCCGCCCGATCCTGATGACGGCCCTGGCGACGATCTTCGCCCTGCTGCCGATGGCCCTCGGGGTCACCGGCGAGGGCGGCTTCATCGCCCAGCCGCTCGCGGTGGTCGTGATCGGCGGTCTGATCACCTCGACCCTGCTGACCCTGCTCCTGGTCCCGACGCTCTACACGATGCTGGAGCTCCGCAAGGAGCGCCGCGCGAAGAAGCGGGCCCTGAAGCGGGAGAAGAAGGCGGAGGTACCGGCGCAGCCGGAACCCGCGGGGGTGTGA
- a CDS encoding protein kinase domain-containing protein, giving the protein MPLHKDDPKSVGGYKLVDRLGSGGMGVVYWGRSRSGRDVAVKVVHAQYAQDRVFRARFRQEIDAVRKVSGAFTAPVVDADPEAVRPWMATQYVPGSSLAQRIRDHGAFKGLELRRLALGLVEALQDIHRAGVVHRDLKPANVLMAEDGPRVIDFGISRAAENHQTLTETGQMIGTPPFMSPEQFTDARTVGPASDVFSLAALLVFSASGRGPFDADSPYLTAFRVVHEPPGLDGVPGPLRAVLERCLVKDPAERPPLDVLAKEFAEALPEPDLMDPDTTTLRLADLRTVEETYAGTGSATSTTGRRRRGLRPLLVAACTAGVLVLGTGWYLRYGPGFPDGEPAASSASSADSRWAAVPTGWQPWQTTMTRTAQRGEVNAPALNDEDPHDATCERYENAVYCAGNNILPVRLDGRTGATVWRSALASSAEGAGTGRNIFQLLGVRDDAMLVQQSAYGDDGTAKVSIVALDTESGDQLWTRPLNSANLDQILSGDLVLTPDSSGRLITARSPRTGADRWTTQLPGDYYCQFMTAGSRLYAHCFPDDETRDAVLLELDKADGSVLRRLKTPPGSGLLGTVGGRLAFVVAGDPGPARPEAVKFGEIRLLDPDTGAATTTKLTKTYYGAVRLAAGTLWITQPNGQVTAVSPLTGKQLWQTRTGVESSGQPTYDAGTRTLCLASISGRVAALDAREGTLLWETDAHAEQPARGEVTKSRVLLYGGALVVSTPDGTVFSIDPAHPEENSSSG; this is encoded by the coding sequence GTGCCACTGCACAAGGACGACCCGAAATCGGTCGGCGGGTACAAGCTGGTCGACCGGCTCGGCTCCGGGGGCATGGGTGTCGTCTACTGGGGCAGATCGCGCTCGGGCCGTGACGTCGCCGTCAAGGTGGTGCACGCGCAGTACGCGCAGGACAGGGTCTTCCGTGCCCGTTTCCGCCAGGAGATCGACGCAGTCCGCAAGGTCAGCGGCGCCTTCACCGCACCCGTGGTCGACGCCGACCCGGAGGCGGTACGGCCCTGGATGGCGACCCAGTACGTCCCCGGCAGCTCCCTCGCCCAGCGGATCCGCGACCACGGCGCCTTCAAGGGCCTCGAACTGCGGCGCCTGGCCCTGGGGTTGGTGGAGGCGCTTCAGGACATCCACCGCGCCGGAGTCGTCCACCGGGACCTCAAGCCCGCCAACGTCCTGATGGCCGAGGACGGCCCCCGCGTCATCGACTTCGGCATATCCCGCGCCGCCGAGAACCACCAGACCCTCACCGAGACCGGCCAGATGATCGGCACCCCGCCCTTCATGTCCCCGGAACAGTTCACCGACGCCCGCACGGTCGGACCCGCCTCGGACGTCTTCTCGCTCGCCGCGCTCCTGGTCTTCTCGGCCTCCGGACGCGGCCCCTTCGACGCCGACAGCCCGTATCTGACCGCCTTCCGGGTCGTCCACGAGCCGCCGGGACTGGACGGCGTACCGGGGCCGTTGCGCGCGGTCCTGGAACGCTGCCTGGTGAAGGACCCCGCCGAACGTCCCCCACTGGACGTTCTGGCCAAGGAGTTCGCCGAGGCGCTGCCCGAGCCCGACCTCATGGACCCCGACACCACGACCCTGCGCCTGGCCGACCTGCGGACCGTCGAGGAGACGTACGCCGGGACCGGCTCGGCCACGTCGACGACAGGGCGCCGCCGTCGCGGGCTCCGCCCGCTGCTGGTGGCGGCCTGCACGGCGGGCGTCCTGGTCCTGGGGACGGGGTGGTACCTGCGGTACGGGCCGGGCTTCCCGGACGGTGAACCGGCGGCGAGCTCCGCCTCGTCCGCGGACTCCCGCTGGGCGGCGGTCCCCACCGGCTGGCAGCCCTGGCAGACGACGATGACGCGGACGGCGCAGCGCGGCGAGGTCAACGCGCCGGCACTGAACGACGAGGACCCGCACGACGCCACCTGCGAGCGGTACGAGAACGCGGTCTACTGCGCGGGCAACAACATCCTCCCGGTCCGGCTGGACGGCCGTACCGGCGCCACCGTCTGGCGCTCCGCGCTCGCGTCCTCCGCCGAGGGCGCGGGCACGGGGCGGAACATCTTCCAGCTCCTCGGAGTGCGGGACGACGCGATGCTCGTCCAGCAGTCCGCCTACGGGGACGACGGGACCGCGAAGGTCAGCATCGTCGCCCTCGACACGGAGAGCGGCGACCAGCTCTGGACGCGCCCGCTGAACAGCGCGAACCTCGACCAGATCCTCTCCGGTGACCTCGTCCTGACCCCCGACTCGAGCGGCCGGCTGATCACGGCCCGGTCCCCGCGCACCGGCGCCGACCGGTGGACCACACAGCTGCCCGGCGACTACTACTGCCAGTTCATGACGGCCGGCTCCCGGCTGTACGCGCACTGCTTCCCGGACGACGAGACCCGGGACGCCGTACTCCTGGAGCTGGACAAGGCCGACGGATCGGTGCTCCGGCGTCTGAAGACCCCGCCGGGGAGCGGCCTGCTCGGCACCGTCGGCGGCCGGCTGGCCTTCGTGGTCGCCGGTGACCCCGGCCCGGCGCGCCCCGAGGCGGTGAAGTTCGGCGAGATCCGGCTCCTCGACCCGGACACCGGCGCCGCCACCACGACAAAACTGACGAAGACCTACTACGGCGCGGTGCGGCTGGCCGCCGGCACCCTGTGGATCACCCAGCCCAACGGCCAGGTGACCGCCGTGTCCCCATTGACCGGCAAGCAGCTGTGGCAGACCCGGACCGGCGTCGAGAGCTCGGGGCAGCCCACGTACGACGCGGGCACCCGCACCCTCTGTCTGGCCAGCATCAGCGGCCGGGTCGCGGCTCTCGACGCCCGCGAGGGCACGCTGCTGTGGGAGACGGACGCCCACGCCGAGCAGCCCGCGAGGGGCGAGGTGACCAAGTCCAGGGTGCTGCTGTACGGCGGCGCGCTGGTCGTGAGCACCCCGGACGGCACGGTCTTCAGCATTGACCCCGCTCACCCCGAGGAGAACTCCTCCTCGGGGTGA